CGGCAGCGGCAATTTCCTCGACGGTCTCGCCTTTCATGCGCAACCCGATCAGGAATCCGGCAATCTGTGCCGGCGTGGCCTCTCCGCCCATGATGATGCCCATGACCGCAGTCATCTCATCGGCTGTCAGGTTGCGCCGCTCAGTCACGGCGCGGATGGCGGTCTGCATGTCCATGGTTACCTCAGTACCGAGTAGCGAGTGGCGAGTAGCCAGGTAAAAACGCTTTCCCTCGCCACTCGCTACTTGCTTGCAAGAAATTCTTTAGTAAATCGTGCCCATACTGGGTCAGGATGGATTCGGGATGAAACTGCACGCCTTCGATCGCGAGCGTCTTGTGGCGCACGCCCATGATCTCATCCAGCTTGCCTTGCGCATCCTGGGTCCAGGCAGTGACCTCCAGGCACTCCGGCAGCGATTCCTTTTCGATCACCAGCGAGTGATAGCGCGTCGCCTCAAACGGGCTCGGCAGACCCTTGAATACCCCCTGGCCGGTGTGATGAATCATCGAGGTCTTGCCGTGCATCAGCTCACGGGCGTGGACGATCCTGGCGCCGAATGCCTGGCCGATGCTCTGGTGGCCGAGACATACACCGAGCAGCGGGATTTTGCCCGCGAACTGTTTGATCACCTCCACGGATATGCCCGCCTCATTCGGCGTGCACGGCCCCGGCGAAATCACAATCTGTGCCGGTGCGAGTTTTTTGATGTCGGCCAGTGTTATCTGGTCGTTGCGAAACACGCGCACGTCCGCGCCCAGCTCGCCCAGATACTGCACCAGGTTGTAGGTGAACGAATCGTAGTTGTCGATCATCAGGAGCATGGCGTTGCCTCCGCCGTGACATCAGAACCTCTCGACGCCGTCACTGCTGCGCTGATCAAGGCCCGCGCCTTGCTCATGGTCTCCTCCCACTCCGTGCGCGGCACCGAGTCGGCCACTATGCCGGCACCCGCCTGCACGTGCAGCAGGCCATCCTTGAGCACGGCGGTACGGATCGCAATCGCGGTATCCATGTTGCCATTCCAGCCGAGATAACCTACCGCGCCGGAATAGATGCCGCGCTTGACCGGCTCCAGTTCATCAATAATCTCCATGGCGCGGATCTTGGCCGCGCCGCTCACCGTGCCCGCCGGAAAGGTGGCGCGCAATGCATCCAGCGCGGTCATACCGGGCTGCAACTGCCCCGTGACGTTGGAAACGATATGCATCACATGCGAGTAGCGCTCCACCAGCATTTTTTCGGTGAGTCTGACGCTGCCGGTCCTGGCCACGCGTCCGACGTCGTTGCGCCCCAGGTCTATCAGCATCAGATGTTCGGCGCGCTCCTTCGGATCGGCCAGCAGCTCCTGCTCCAGCGCACGGTCTTCCTCGTCGCTGCCGCCGCGCTTGCGGGTGCCCGCGATGGGGCGCACGGTAATGACGCCATCTTCAAGCCGGGTAAGAATTTCCGGCGACGAGCCGACCACCTGGAAATCACCCAGCGTCAGATAATACATGTACGGCGAGGGGTTCAGCGCCCGTAACGCACGGTACAGACCGAGCGCGCTGCCCTGATAGGGCGCACTCAAACGCTGCGACAACACCACCTGCATGATGTCGCCCGCCACAATGTACTGCTTGGCGCGCACAACAGCGTGTTCGAAGCCCTGCTGCGTAAAGCCGGAGACAAAATCTTCCTCCCGCAGGGGATGCGCGGTGTCCGGCGTGCGCGGCGTGGCGCGCTGCAGGCACCCGGCCAGCTCATCGAGCCGGGCGTGCGCCCTGTCCCAGGCGTTGTCGAGCGCCGGATTGACGTGGATCACCAGATACAGTTTGCCGCCCAGATTGTCGAATACCACCACTTCGTCCGACACCATCAGCAGAATGTCCGGCGTGCCCAGCGCATCCGCTTTGCGTGCCTTGCTGCCCAGCCGTGGCTCGATATAGCGCACCGTGTCGTAGCCGAAATAACCCACCAGACCGCCGGTAAAACGCGGCAGCCCGGTAGCGGGTGCAATCTTGTAGCGGGCCTGAAATTGCTCAATCCAGCCCAGCGGGTCATCGCTCTGCGTGTGCTCGGTGATGGCGCCGTCCTTTTCCACTGTAATGTCGTGGCCGGAAACGCGCACGAGGGTGCGGCAAGGCAAGCCGATGATGGAGTAACGCCCCCATTTCTCGCCACCCTGCACCGATTCGAACAAATAGGAATAAGGTGCGGTCGCTCCCGGCGTCCTGTCTCCCGCGACACTAGTACGTCCGTGTGCGTCGTCTGCCAGCTTGAGGTAGACACTGAGCGGGGTCTCGAGGTCGGCACTGACCTCGCGCACCAGCGGGATACGGTTATAGCCCTGGCCGGCCAGGGTTTGGAATAGTTGCGGTGTCATATTAAGGCAGGAGCGAGCAGCCAGTGGCGAGGGGAAAACGTTTTTCCTAGCCACTCGCTACCAGCCACTCGCCACTCGTATCAAACAGCTTCGGTAATTCTAACAGAGAATCTATTACCGCGTCAGGCTGGGCGCTGCGGATATCAACACCGTGATTGTAGCCATAGCTGACGCATACTATCTGGAAACCCGCAGCGCGCGCGGCCTCGACATCGTGTACCGAGTCCCCCACCATCAGGGAATCACCCGGCGCGACGCCAAAAAAATGCGCCGCATGCAACAATGGCGCAGGGTGCGGTTTTTTCTGCGGCAGCGTGTCGCCGCTCACCACGATGCCGAACTGCTGACGCACGCCCAGATTCTGCAACAGTGCTTCGGTGAAGCGCGCGATCTTGTTGGTGACGCAGCCGAGCGGGATGCCCTGCGCCCTGAGTGCGGCCATGCCCTCGCGTATGCCGGGGAACAAGTGGCTGCGCTGCGCGATGTTTTGATCATACAGCGCGAGAAAAACCGGCAGCGCGCGCGCCAGCACGGCGGGGTCCGGCGTGCCGTCGATATCTCCGGTAAGTGCGCGACAGATGAGCTTCTCCACGCCGTTGCCTACCCAGTCACGCACGCGCTCCAGACCCTGGGGGGGCAGACCCAGCTGCTTGAGTGTTTCGTCCACGCAAAAGGCCAGATCGGGCGCGCTGTCGACCAGCGTGCCGTCGAGATCTATCAATACCATTTTGGGGGTTTTTAAGCGCATGGATTACCTTGAAAAAGCCTCAACGCAAAGACGCGAAGGCGCAAAGGAACAATGCGATGTGGCGAGCAGCAAGTGGTAGGCCGCCCATGCGTTTAATGGTGTGGAGGCAAACATTAGATTCCATATCTTTGCGTCTTCGCGTCTTTGCGTTGAAGTTTCAGGCCTTGCCCGCTTTGGCCAATTCCGCGCGCATCTTGTTGATGGTGGCCTTGTAATCCGGGGTGCTGAAGATGGCCGAGCCGGCGACAAAGGTGTCTGCGCCCGCCTCGGCAATCTCGCGGATATTCTCGGTCTTCACGCCACCATCAATTTCCAGGCGGATGTCATAGCCACTGGCATCTATCAGTTTGCGTGCCTCGCGCAGCTTGTCCAGCACGCCGGGGATAAAGCCCTGGCCGCCAAAGCCGGGGTTGACCGACATGAGCAGAATCATGTCTATTTTATCCATCACATACTTCAGGTGATCCAGCGGCGTCGCCGGATTGAATACCAGACCGGATTTGCAGCCGAGGCTGCGCACCAGTTGCAGCGAGCGGTCGATGTGCTCGGTGGCTTCGGGGTGAAACGTAATGTAGGTCGCACCGGCCCTGGCGAAGTCCGGGATAATACGGTCCACCGGCTTGACCATGAGGTGTACGTCGATCGGCGCGGTCACGCCGTGTTTGCGCAATGCCTCGCACACCAGCGGACCGATGGTAAGGTTGGGCACATAGTGGTTGTCCATCACGTCGAAGTGCACAACATCGGCGCCCGACTTGAGCACGTTGTCGACCTCTTCGCCCAGCCGCGCGAAATCCGCCGACAGTATCGACGGCGCGATCAGATATTCTGGCATGTTCGTTCCTTAAGTTGAGACTGGTGAAATCCGGAGGGTTTTACTTTACCTGATTACACTGGAATTTTCACCCTCCCGGGCAGCAGCGGGCGGCGACTGCAACAGCCCCCACAGCGGCTGTGGTTTGGCGATCGCGTACCCCTGGGCGAAGTCGATCCCCATCTGTTGCGCGAGCGCCAGCACGGCATCATCCTCCACCCATTCGGCTATGGTCTGTATATGCATGACATGGCCGATATTATTGATGGCCTCGACCATGGCGCGGTCAATGACATTGTCTGCCATGTCCCTGACGAAAGTGCCGTCGATCTTGAGATAATCCACCGGCAGGTTCTTGAGGTAGCCAAACGACGACAAGCCGCTGCCGAAATCATCCAGCGCAAAACGGCACCCCATGCCCTTCAGCGTGGAGATGAAACGCATCGCGCGCGAGAGATGCGTCACTGCGGCGGTTTCAGTAATCTCAAAGCAGATCTGCGTGGGCTGGATATCCGCCCGCTGCAGTTGTTCGATCGCGAAATCAAGGAAGGCGTCTTCGCACAGCGATTGACCCGAGAGATTAATGGCGCAGGTAACCAGCGGGTAATCGTTGCCGTTGCCGCTTCCGGACTGGCGGCTCAGAAAGTCAAACGTGGCGCGGATGACCCAGCGATCCAGCGTGGTCATGAGGTTGTAACGCTCCGCTGCGCCGATGAATGCCATCGGCAATACCAGTTGCCCGTCGTGCGCCTTCATGCGCAGCAGCACTTCGATGTGATTACCCGCTGTGGCCGTGTTGTTGAGCGGCTGCATGACCTGGTAATACAGGCAAAAGCGGTCTTCTTCCAGTGCCTGACGTATCTGGCTTACCCATTGCATCTCGCTGCGGTGGCGGGCCAGCGCACGGTCGTCAGCCTGATAGACGTGCACACGGTTGCGCCCCTCGCTCTTGGCCACATAGCAGGCGGAGTCCGCCGCAGAAAGCACTTCGGCCAGGCTTGCGCTCTCGCCATGGATCGGCACCAGACCGATGCTGGCGCCCACATCGAACGTCTTGCCCTCCCAGGCAAAACGGAATTTCCTGGCCATGGCGCACAGGTCGTCGGCAATCTCCCACGCCTTGTCGAGCGGACATCCGTGCAGCAATACGCCGAATTCGTCACCGCCCAGACGCGCCAGAATGTCGTTCCCGCGCACCCGCTCCTGCAGGCGTCCGGCAAGTTGCTTCAGCAGCTCATCGCCCGCCATATGACCGCAGGTGTCGTTCACCACCTTGAACTGGTCAAGATCGATGTAGCACACCGCATGCTGTTTGCCGTCTTCGCGTGCACTCTCCAGCGCCTGCTTGAGACAGAGCTCGAATTCGCGCCGGTTGAGCAGCCCGGTGAGGGGGTCGTGGCGCGCCTGATAGACAATCTGGTTGGCCATCACCCGCGCCTGGCTTACATCATGAAACACCAGCACCACACCGGTGATCGCGCCCTGCCGGTCACGAATCGGGGCAGCAGAATCTTCAATGGAAAACTCCACGCCATCACGCCGGATCAGCGCTGCGTCGCAGTCAAGCGCAGCGCTGCGCTGCTCGCGCAGCACCAGCGCCGCCAGGCACTCGACGGGCTCTCGCGTAAGCTCGTGAATGGCGTTAAATACACGCGCCAGCGGCTGACCTCGCGCCTCAGCCACCGACCAGCCGGTGAGTTGCTCGGCGACAGGGTTCATGTAGTCTACTCGCGCCTCGGCATCGGTGGTTATCACCGCATCGCCGATGGATTGCAGCGTGACCTGGGCGCGCTCCTTTTCCTGGAACAGGGCTTCCTCGGCCTGCTTGCGCTCGGTGACATCCTGCACTGTGCCAAGGGAACTCAGTGGTCGGCCCTGCCCGTCGTAGAACGTCTCGCAGCGCTCGTGCACGTATTTCACGCGCCCGTCCTTCATGCGCAGCCTGTGCACGATGTCGTAGGGGATGCGAGTCTGTACCGATTCGGTATACGTGCGGTTGACGAAATCACGGTCGTCGGGATGGATCGTGTCGAGGAAGGTCTCATACGAGGGGTCAAATTGCGCGGGGTCAAGCTCGAAGATACGGTAGACCTCGTCTGACCACTTGAGATCGTTCTGCACGAGATCGAGCTCCCAGCTGCCGAGCCGCGCGATGCGCTGCGCCTCGTTCAACAGCGCCTCGCTGGCGCACAGAGCCTGCTCCGCCTGCTTGCGCTTACGGCGCTGCCCGGCCTCGCGCAGCTCGCGTTCGACCACCACGTTCAGGCGCACGAGCCGATCCTTCATGACGCAGTCGCTGGCACCCGAGTGCATCGCCTCCACCACAGCCTCCTCGCCGATATTGCCGGAGACGATGATGAACGGTATGTCATGTCCACACCGTTTCAGCAGCTCCAATGCTGTTGGCGCGCTGAAATGCGGCATGGTGTAATCGGAAAGGATGATGTCCCACGGCTCCGCCAGGGCGGCGGCCATGGCCTGCCCCGTATCCACCCGCTCATGAGTGGGGGCATAGCCGCCGTGCGCCAGCTCGCGCAGCAGCAGCAAGGCATCGTCTTCCCTGTCCTCGACGATCAATACTCGGAGTGGTATTGTCATTCCCACCTCTGGCACGGGGCACGAACTGCCGCCAACCTTGCCGCACCGTGACCGGAACCACGTGTGAATACCGCAACTGCGGCACACCCCGCTGTCAGCAGGTGACCCTTGCAACTCCAGCCTGAGCAACTGCCAAGGCGCTCGAAATCCCGCTACACCGCAAGCACCTGCCCGCGAATAATGCACTAAAAAACTGGGGTATGCCACTGGCCGGCACGCGCACAACAACCCTGCATGCAACCTGACGTGCGGCGCACCCCATCAAGCCGGCGCCTCCCTGCCCGCCTGGGGTTCCAGCGTGAAGTAAAACGTCGCCCCGCGCTCCACCGCGCCCTCGGCCCAGATGCGTCCGCCATGGCGCCGGACGATGCGCTGCACCGTCACCAGGCCGATGCCTGTGCCCTCAAACTCGGTCGCCCCGTGCAGGCGCTGGAAGGGGGTGAACAGTTTGCTCGCGTAGGCCATATCAAAACCCGCGCCATCGTCACGCACAAAATACACCTGTTCATCCTGCAGACGCGCCACGCCCAACTCGATCACTGCCCGCGCATGGCCTGCGGTAAACTTCCATGCATTCCCCAGCAGATTATGCAGCAGGATGCGCAGCAGGCGCGCATCGCCGTGTACTACGATATCCGGGGCAACCACTGTGGTTACCTCGCGCGCGCCATTCTGCCGGGCAAGATCGGCCAGAATGTCTGCGGCAAGAGCGCTCAACGAAACCTCACCGTAGCGGACAGGCGCACGTATAACCTGTGACAGGCCAAGCAAGGCCTCAATGATCTCCGACATGCGGCGGCTGGCATTATCGATGCGCTGCAGATAATCCACCCCGGCGGCATCCAAACGCGCCGCATACTCCTCAATCAGGGCCTGCGAGAAACCATGGATGGCACGCAATGGCGCACGCAGATCATGCGAAACTGAATAGCTGAAGGCCTCGAGTTCCTGATTGAGCGCAGTGAGCGCCTCGGTGCGCTCGGCAACGCGCCGCTCCAGCTCGAGATTGAGCCGCTGCAGCTCCTGTTCCGTGCGCTTGCGCAGCGTCACGTCCTGTACCGCGCCGATCATACGCTGCGCCACACCCACATCGTCATAGGTCACGTGCGCCCGCTCATGCACGATGCGCTCGCTGCCATCCGGCAACAGTATCCGGTGGTCCATGCGCAAGACTGCACCGAATTCGAGCGATACCTCAATTGCCTTTTGCAGCAGCTCACGATCATCGGGGTGGACAGTAGCCAGAAATGCATTCAGGGTCTCACGGGGTTGCTGCGCGCAGCGCCCGAATATGCGGCAGGCCTCTTCCGACGCGGTCACCTCGTCACGCGCCATGTCCCACTCCCAGTGACCCATACGCCCTATGCGTTGCGCCTGTGCCAGCCTGGCACGACTCTGCCTGAGGTCGGCAGCGATGTGCTCGGCGCGGGCGCGGGCGCGCACCTGCAGCAGGGCAATGCCGAACAACAGGGTGCTCACCAGCATGCCGCTGCCCAGCACCCACAGGGGCAGATAGGCCTGCGGTCCTGCGCCAAACCCGGGCAAAGAGACGAAGTACAGCGTCCAGGGGTGGCCACCGATGCTCACTACGCGCCTTGCTTCAAAGTGAGGATGAACCGGTGTGTTCAAAAAATGCGGGGTATTGTCGTCGTCGTACAACAGGGTGTCTATGGACATGTGCGCGCCATCGAACACCTCGAAATCGATGAGCGGGTGCTGCTGAGTGTCGTAGATGTTCGCCAGCAGGTCAGCGGCATGGAATACGCCGATGACATAGCCTTGCAGTGCCGCCCGACGCTGCTCCACGCTGTCCGCAGGCATGGCTTTGTAATAGATTGGCACAAAGGCGAGAAAACCGGGCTGGTTGGCAGGGCCCCCCGCCAGCTTGGCAATGCGCCCGCCCAGCGCCGGCCCGCCGCCGTCACGGGCGCGCGCCATGGCGCGTCTGTTCATCACTGCGCTGCCGACATCCAGCCCCAACGCCAGCGGTTCAAGGGGCTCCCCATATTCAATCGGGAAATATTCCGCTTTCTCGCGTAACACGCCGTGCTGGCCGTCACCGATGTCCCATACACGATAGTCTTCCAGCCCCTCGGCCTTGAGCCGTGCCTGAAACGCATCCAGCGTGGCAGGCGTAACGCGCGGAGCGTACTGAATGGCCGCGAGGCCTGGGTAGCGCTCCTTGAGCTTGAGGCTGGCGACAAAGGTACTGAATTCTTCTCGCGTGACGTGCTCACTCGAGACAAACAGGCCGCGCGTAGCAACCAGCGCATCAAAAAAGCGGCCCATGCGCCGCTCCACCCACACCTGCATCGTCTGCGCCGCGTTATCGAACTGCACCTGGTTGTCTGCCTGCAGGTTGCCCTGCTCGAGTCGCCAGGCAAGCACGCTCATGCCCAGGCCTATGGCCAACACGAGATAGGGTGTGGCGCGATGCCACAACACGGTCTGCAAACGGTTGAGTATGGCGACTCTATCGAGCATGATTCACTCCGCTGTCATGACTGCGGGGGCGCTTATCCCGGCGTGTTGTGCTCCACCCAGCGCGCGGCCTCGCCCACCTGTTCACGCTTCCAGAGCGGGGCGCGGGTCTTGAGTTCTTCGACCAGATAACGGCAGGCCGCAAACGCCTCGGCACGGTGCACGGCCCAGACGGCGGCAAGCACCAGGCTATCGCCGGGAGCCACGGCGCCGGTGCGGTGCACGATGAGCGCATCGATGATCGGCCAGCGCTGCATGGCCTCGGCGCAGATGGCATCGAGGTATTTCTCGGTCATGCCGGGGTAGTGCTCCAGCGTCATGCCCGTAACCGTCTCGCCCTGATTGAAGTCGCGCAGGGTACCCACAAAAACGGCGGTGGCGCCGTAGCCGCCCGTTGCTGCCCGTTGGTTTTGATAAGCGGCTAACTCGGCCCAGGGGTCGAGCGGGGTTTCACGGACGAAAATGGTCATGTCTTTAATCCAGGGCCTGGGAACTGAGACGTTTTTCACTGGCCACTGGCCCCCTGCCTCTAGCCTCCGGTGACTGGCGGGAAAAAAGCCACCTCGTCCCCATCAAATACTTGCTGCTGCGCGTCGGCATATGTGTGATTTACCGCTGCCAGCATATTGGCAGGCCACGGCGCGCCGCGCGCGACCCCGGCCCAGACCTCGGCCACACTCCGTGCATGCGCGGCCTCGACGTGCTCTTCCGTGCGCCCCATGTACTCGCGCAGGCCAGCAAAATACTTTACGCTAATCACCTTACTTCAAAGTGTAGCACCACGCACGCGTGTCAAAAACCATACATAAACTAGGCCATTTCAACCGGCGCGGCGAGGTGCACATGGTGGACGTAGGCGGCAAAGACGCCACCCGCCGCCGGGCATGCGCCGAGGGGCGCATCCTCATGCAACCCGCCACCCTCGGGCTGATCCTGCAAGGCGCCCACGCCAAGGGTGACGTGCTCGGCATCGCGCGCGTGGCAGGCATCATGGCGGCAAAAAAAACCGCCGACCTGATCCCGCTGTGCCACCCGCTGGTATTGACGCATCTCGACATCCGCCTTGAACCTGTAGCCGATGCAGCCGCGGTACTTTGCACCGCCAGCGTCGAAACGTACGGACCCACCGGCGTAGAGATGGAGGCGCTGATCGCGGTGGAAGTCGCACTCGCGACCATTTACGACATGTGCAAGGCAGTGGATCGCGGCATGACGCTGACTGACATCCGTCTCATGGAAAAAGCGGGCGGAGAATCCGGCCACTGGCAAAGAAGCAGCGCCTGATCAGTTACTCGTCTGCCGCAGGCTGCGTTGCACCCGCCGTGAGGTGAGCGGAGTCTGCCCGAGCCAGGCGGTGAAATCGGCTACTGCCTGTGGCCGGCCCAGGAAGTAGCCTTGCGCCACATCACAGCCCCAATCTGCCAGCATGTCCCACACCGCCTGACTCTCCACACCTTCCGCCACGACCCTGAGGCCCAGATGATGTGCGAGATCTATGGTGGAGTGAA
This region of Gammaproteobacteria bacterium genomic DNA includes:
- the trpE gene encoding anthranilate synthase component I, coding for MTPQLFQTLAGQGYNRIPLVREVSADLETPLSVYLKLADDAHGRTSVAGDRTPGATAPYSYLFESVQGGEKWGRYSIIGLPCRTLVRVSGHDITVEKDGAITEHTQSDDPLGWIEQFQARYKIAPATGLPRFTGGLVGYFGYDTVRYIEPRLGSKARKADALGTPDILLMVSDEVVVFDNLGGKLYLVIHVNPALDNAWDRAHARLDELAGCLQRATPRTPDTAHPLREEDFVSGFTQQGFEHAVVRAKQYIVAGDIMQVVLSQRLSAPYQGSALGLYRALRALNPSPYMYYLTLGDFQVVGSSPEILTRLEDGVITVRPIAGTRKRGGSDEEDRALEQELLADPKERAEHLMLIDLGRNDVGRVARTGSVRLTEKMLVERYSHVMHIVSNVTGQLQPGMTALDALRATFPAGTVSGAAKIRAMEIIDELEPVKRGIYSGAVGYLGWNGNMDTAIAIRTAVLKDGLLHVQAGAGIVADSVPRTEWEETMSKARALISAAVTASRGSDVTAEATPCS
- the moaC gene encoding cyclic pyranopterin monophosphate synthase MoaC, whose product is MHKLGHFNRRGEVHMVDVGGKDATRRRACAEGRILMQPATLGLILQGAHAKGDVLGIARVAGIMAAKKTADLIPLCHPLVLTHLDIRLEPVADAAAVLCTASVETYGPTGVEMEALIAVEVALATIYDMCKAVDRGMTLTDIRLMEKAGGESGHWQRSSA
- a CDS encoding EAL domain-containing protein, which gives rise to MTIPLRVLIVEDREDDALLLLRELAHGGYAPTHERVDTGQAMAAALAEPWDIILSDYTMPHFSAPTALELLKRCGHDIPFIIVSGNIGEEAVVEAMHSGASDCVMKDRLVRLNVVVERELREAGQRRKRKQAEQALCASEALLNEAQRIARLGSWELDLVQNDLKWSDEVYRIFELDPAQFDPSYETFLDTIHPDDRDFVNRTYTESVQTRIPYDIVHRLRMKDGRVKYVHERCETFYDGQGRPLSSLGTVQDVTERKQAEEALFQEKERAQVTLQSIGDAVITTDAEARVDYMNPVAEQLTGWSVAEARGQPLARVFNAIHELTREPVECLAALVLREQRSAALDCDAALIRRDGVEFSIEDSAAPIRDRQGAITGVVLVFHDVSQARVMANQIVYQARHDPLTGLLNRREFELCLKQALESAREDGKQHAVCYIDLDQFKVVNDTCGHMAGDELLKQLAGRLQERVRGNDILARLGGDEFGVLLHGCPLDKAWEIADDLCAMARKFRFAWEGKTFDVGASIGLVPIHGESASLAEVLSAADSACYVAKSEGRNRVHVYQADDRALARHRSEMQWVSQIRQALEEDRFCLYYQVMQPLNNTATAGNHIEVLLRMKAHDGQLVLPMAFIGAAERYNLMTTLDRWVIRATFDFLSRQSGSGNGNDYPLVTCAINLSGQSLCEDAFLDFAIEQLQRADIQPTQICFEITETAAVTHLSRAMRFISTLKGMGCRFALDDFGSGLSSFGYLKNLPVDYLKIDGTFVRDMADNVIDRAMVEAINNIGHVMHIQTIAEWVEDDAVLALAQQMGIDFAQGYAIAKPQPLWGLLQSPPAAAREGENSSVIR
- a CDS encoding phosphoglycolate phosphatase: MRLKTPKMVLIDLDGTLVDSAPDLAFCVDETLKQLGLPPQGLERVRDWVGNGVEKLICRALTGDIDGTPDPAVLARALPVFLALYDQNIAQRSHLFPGIREGMAALRAQGIPLGCVTNKIARFTEALLQNLGVRQQFGIVVSGDTLPQKKPHPAPLLHAAHFFGVAPGDSLMVGDSVHDVEAARAAGFQIVCVSYGYNHGVDIRSAQPDAVIDSLLELPKLFDTSGEWLVASG
- a CDS encoding aminodeoxychorismate/anthranilate synthase component II: MLLMIDNYDSFTYNLVQYLGELGADVRVFRNDQITLADIKKLAPAQIVISPGPCTPNEAGISVEVIKQFAGKIPLLGVCLGHQSIGQAFGARIVHARELMHGKTSMIHHTGQGVFKGLPSPFEATRYHSLVIEKESLPECLEVTAWTQDAQGKLDEIMGVRHKTLAIEGVQFHPESILTQYGHDLLKNFLQASSEWRGKAFLPGYSPLATRY
- a CDS encoding MoaD/ThiS family protein, with amino-acid sequence MISVKYFAGLREYMGRTEEHVEAAHARSVAEVWAGVARGAPWPANMLAAVNHTYADAQQQVFDGDEVAFFPPVTGG
- the rpe gene encoding ribulose-phosphate 3-epimerase; the encoded protein is MPEYLIAPSILSADFARLGEEVDNVLKSGADVVHFDVMDNHYVPNLTIGPLVCEALRKHGVTAPIDVHLMVKPVDRIIPDFARAGATYITFHPEATEHIDRSLQLVRSLGCKSGLVFNPATPLDHLKYVMDKIDMILLMSVNPGFGGQGFIPGVLDKLREARKLIDASGYDIRLEIDGGVKTENIREIAEAGADTFVAGSAIFSTPDYKATINKMRAELAKAGKA
- a CDS encoding CHASE domain-containing protein; protein product: MLDRVAILNRLQTVLWHRATPYLVLAIGLGMSVLAWRLEQGNLQADNQVQFDNAAQTMQVWVERRMGRFFDALVATRGLFVSSEHVTREEFSTFVASLKLKERYPGLAAIQYAPRVTPATLDAFQARLKAEGLEDYRVWDIGDGQHGVLREKAEYFPIEYGEPLEPLALGLDVGSAVMNRRAMARARDGGGPALGGRIAKLAGGPANQPGFLAFVPIYYKAMPADSVEQRRAALQGYVIGVFHAADLLANIYDTQQHPLIDFEVFDGAHMSIDTLLYDDDNTPHFLNTPVHPHFEARRVVSIGGHPWTLYFVSLPGFGAGPQAYLPLWVLGSGMLVSTLLFGIALLQVRARARAEHIAADLRQSRARLAQAQRIGRMGHWEWDMARDEVTASEEACRIFGRCAQQPRETLNAFLATVHPDDRELLQKAIEVSLEFGAVLRMDHRILLPDGSERIVHERAHVTYDDVGVAQRMIGAVQDVTLRKRTEQELQRLNLELERRVAERTEALTALNQELEAFSYSVSHDLRAPLRAIHGFSQALIEEYAARLDAAGVDYLQRIDNASRRMSEIIEALLGLSQVIRAPVRYGEVSLSALAADILADLARQNGAREVTTVVAPDIVVHGDARLLRILLHNLLGNAWKFTAGHARAVIELGVARLQDEQVYFVRDDGAGFDMAYASKLFTPFQRLHGATEFEGTGIGLVTVQRIVRRHGGRIWAEGAVERGATFYFTLEPQAGREAPA
- a CDS encoding molybdenum cofactor biosynthesis protein MoaE, coding for MTIFVRETPLDPWAELAAYQNQRAATGGYGATAVFVGTLRDFNQGETVTGMTLEHYPGMTEKYLDAICAEAMQRWPIIDALIVHRTGAVAPGDSLVLAAVWAVHRAEAFAACRYLVEELKTRAPLWKREQVGEAARWVEHNTPG